Proteins from one Deinococcus actinosclerus genomic window:
- a CDS encoding DNA repair protein RecN, producing the protein MTRKAPRPDSRPSAPKPRPAASASAAAAPAPVTGGLPLGRLEVRSLATIRTLDLTFQAGLSVFTGETGAGKSIIVDALGLLLGSRANTDLIRSGEDDLLVTGHWGDEIASRRVTAHGRSTARLDGEVVSLRELQEWAQRRLTIHWQHSAVSLLTPANQRALLDRQVDAQHAEYGLAYRDWQEARSRLERLRATERERARQLDLLQFQAREIAEVGPQLGEEEPLQTDLTRLANLDTIAQSAAGALHLLSDGDENALGFLNEAVRALNAGVRFDDTSAQLQGELREAVASIQAVVGELRGVAEDQAPDPEELARVEARLGALGKLRAKYGPSLEDVLEFHAQVEVELADLTRDEQDAGTLDAEVEALRARVQAAGERLDAARRERAAPLADELLAVIRQLGMPHARLAFHLGALSEPGPHGLSDVTLHFNANPGEDLAPLADVASGGELSRVMLAISTVLGADTPAVVFDEVDAGIGGSAAHAVADQLRALAAARQVLVVTHLAQIAARADHHYKVEKSVEDGRTVSRVRLLTPDERLEEIARMLSGNTSDAALTHARELLAGSA; encoded by the coding sequence CGGCGGCGTCCGCTTCAGCGGCCGCCGCGCCCGCCCCCGTGACCGGCGGGCTGCCCCTGGGCCGACTGGAAGTGCGCAGTCTCGCCACCATCCGCACGCTGGACCTGACCTTCCAGGCGGGGCTGAGCGTGTTCACCGGCGAGACCGGCGCGGGCAAGAGCATCATCGTGGACGCCCTGGGCCTGCTGCTGGGCAGCCGCGCCAACACCGACCTGATCCGCAGCGGCGAGGACGACCTGCTCGTCACCGGCCACTGGGGCGACGAGATCGCCAGCCGCCGCGTGACCGCTCACGGCCGCAGCACCGCCCGCCTGGACGGCGAGGTGGTCAGCCTGCGCGAGTTGCAGGAGTGGGCGCAGCGCCGCCTGACCATCCACTGGCAGCACTCGGCGGTCAGCCTGCTCACGCCCGCCAACCAGCGCGCCCTGCTCGACCGGCAGGTGGACGCGCAGCACGCCGAGTACGGCCTGGCCTACCGCGACTGGCAGGAGGCCCGCTCCCGTCTGGAGCGGTTGCGCGCCACCGAACGCGAACGCGCCCGGCAGCTCGACCTGCTGCAGTTCCAGGCGCGCGAGATCGCGGAGGTCGGCCCGCAGCTCGGCGAGGAGGAGCCCCTCCAGACCGACCTGACCCGGCTGGCGAACCTCGACACCATCGCCCAGAGTGCCGCCGGGGCGCTGCACCTCCTGAGCGACGGGGACGAGAACGCCCTGGGCTTCCTGAACGAGGCCGTCCGCGCCCTGAACGCCGGGGTGCGCTTCGACGACACCTCCGCCCAGCTGCAGGGAGAACTGCGCGAGGCGGTCGCGAGCATCCAGGCGGTCGTGGGAGAGCTGCGCGGCGTCGCGGAGGATCAGGCGCCGGACCCCGAGGAACTCGCGCGGGTCGAGGCCCGCCTGGGCGCGCTGGGCAAGCTGCGCGCCAAGTACGGCCCGTCGCTGGAGGACGTGCTGGAGTTCCACGCGCAGGTCGAGGTGGAACTGGCGGACCTCACCCGTGACGAGCAGGACGCCGGTACCCTGGACGCCGAGGTGGAGGCCCTGCGCGCGCGGGTGCAGGCTGCCGGGGAGCGGCTCGACGCGGCCCGGCGTGAGCGCGCCGCGCCCCTCGCGGACGAGCTGCTGGCCGTCATCCGGCAGCTGGGCATGCCGCACGCCCGGCTCGCGTTCCACCTGGGTGCGCTGAGCGAACCCGGCCCGCACGGCCTGAGTGACGTGACGCTGCACTTCAACGCCAACCCCGGCGAGGATCTGGCGCCCCTGGCCGACGTCGCGTCGGGTGGGGAACTCAGCCGCGTGATGCTGGCGATCAGCACCGTGCTGGGCGCCGACACGCCCGCCGTGGTCTTCGACGAGGTGGACGCCGGGATCGGCGGCAGCGCCGCGCACGCCGTGGCGGATCAGCTGCGCGCCCTGGCCGCTGCGCGGCAGGTGCTCGTCGTGACCCACCTCGCGCAGATCGCCGCGCGCGCCGACCACCACTACAAGGTCGAGAAGAGTGTCGAGGACGGCCGCACGGTCAGCCGCGTGCGTCTCCTCACCCCCGACGAGCGGCTGGAGGAGATCGCCCGGATGCTCAGCGGGAACACCAGCGACGCCGCCCTGACCCACGCCCGCGAACTGCTCGCCGGGAGCGCCTGA